CGCGAGCCGCGCGTCACCGAGCGCGCAGACCTCCTGGCGGACCTGCTGCCCCCACTGCTGGAGGCGGCCCGGTCCGGACCGTACGCGCTGTACGGCCACAGCCTGGGCGCCCTGGTGGCGTACACGCTCACCCGGGCGCTCGCGGACGCCGGGGTGCCGGCGCCGCTGTTCCTCGCGGTGGGCGCCTGCCTGCCGCCGCACGCCAGCGCCGCCCTGGTGGCCGCGGCGGAACACCCCGACGAGCTGCTGCTGCCCCTCCTGGGCGACCTCGGCTCGCTGCCCAAGGGAGCCGCCGCCCACCCCGGCGGACTGTGGCACCGCAGCGTGCTGCCCGTCCTGCGCGACGACCTGCGCCTGGCCCGAGCACTGCGCCAGGCGGCCCTGGACCCCGTCACCGGGGGATCCGTGGACCTGCCCCTGCTCGTCTTCGCGGGCAGTGACGATCCGCTCGCCGTGCCCGCCGCCCTCGAGGAGTGGCGGCAGTGGACCACCGGGCCGATCACCGTACGCACCGTCGGCGGCGACCACTTCTTCGCGGGCGGGGACGTGCTGCCGGCCCTGGTCGGCGAGGCCTGCCGCGAGTACGAGGCGGCGGCGAGCGCCAGCGCCGGCGCGGGGGGTGTGCGGTGAAGC
This portion of the Streptomyces sp. NBC_01244 genome encodes:
- a CDS encoding thioesterase II family protein, coding for MASLTAVEGAVGRRVRLHCLAHAGAGVASYRRWPVAAGPGVDVAALVLPGRDGRRREPRVTERADLLADLLPPLLEAARSGPYALYGHSLGALVAYTLTRALADAGVPAPLFLAVGACLPPHASAALVAAAEHPDELLLPLLGDLGSLPKGAAAHPGGLWHRSVLPVLRDDLRLARALRQAALDPVTGGSVDLPLLVFAGSDDPLAVPAALEEWRQWTTGPITVRTVGGDHFFAGGDVLPALVGEACREYEAAASASAGAGGVR